A window of Mucilaginibacter robiniae genomic DNA:
GGCAGTACTACTTTTCATGAAAAAAGTACGCCACGAACTGGAAATTCCGGTATTCATGCTTTCGACATGATTGAGCTGATGGATAGCTTGGATATAAAAAAGTTCAGCATTGTTGGGCACGATTGGGGATCGAACATTGCGGAAGCTATGGCGGTAGGTTGGCCAGATCGGGTTGAATGCATAGCATTGCTGTCAACTCCACCACGATTAGGTGGTATGCCGACTCCACCTTTTCAACACGCTCAACTAGAATGGTACCACTGGTTTCAAGCTACTAAACGCGGGGCAGATGCGGTTCGTCAAGACCCAAGGGGCTTTGCACATATTATGTGGGAAAACTGGTCGCCTAAAGGCTGGTTTAGTGAAGATACTTTTGCACAGGTAGCTCAAAGCTGGCAAAACCCGGATTTTGTAGACATCACTTTACACTCTTACCGTTCACGTTGGGATGAGGCAGAACCTGACCCTAAAAGTGAAAAATTGGAAAAAGAAGTAAAAGCTACAAAAACGCTTTCACTACCTGCATTATTTGTTCAAGGCGAAGTAGATGGCGTTAACCCGCCGTATGTTAGTGAAAACGTACATGAAAAGTTTACAGGACCTTTCGAAAGAGTTTTGATGCCTGGTGTTGGCCATTTTCCATCTCGTGAAGCACCAGATTTACTTAGCCAGCATCTGCTAAACTTTTTGCAACAATCGTTAGCCACTTCATCCGAAGAGTAGCAATGTATTTATTAAACATAAACAATTATTAACTGGCAAAGTCGCTCGTACAATCCGGTTAATAATTGTTTATCAAATCGCAAACTTCTTTCTTAACCATCGCCTTACTGGTTCATCATACCATTTCAAGCAAGCGTATGCGAGCAGAATAGCACTTACGATAGTAAGAATGGCAACTGGCCAAGCCTGCTGAAATTTGATACCATGATGCCAGCTCACCCAGGCTGTATAAGTATATATTAGCGGATAATGCGTAATGTAAATCGGGTACGATACATCTCCCAGAAACTTACACAACTTGGAGGAGAACTTACCTGTCACATCGCCACTTGCACCCAGATAAACGATTAATGGAAACATCAAGATGATGCTTAATGAGTCGTAAAGGCCATTTGCCCATAAATTCTTGGCTCCGCCTATTCTGGGCATAATCAGCACTATTAACAGTAATATACTGCACCATAAAAAAGCATGATTAATGCGGGTTAAATGAGCTGTTCTGGAAAGCAGCAATCCGGCAAAAAATGGAAATGTTAAACGGGTAAAACCAATACGCAGTTGTTCAGCATTTACCGACCAGCCGCCAATTACATCACCTGTTTTACTGTTTACTGCGTATTCTACCAACGCAATACCAGCAATCACGACCAGAATGGTTAAAGCTGTTTTAGAAAACTTTCGGATAAAAAGTGCATATAATATATTGGCTATATACTCAAAAAACAACGACCAACCCGGACCATTAAGTGGGTGCATTTCTTGCCAGCCACGTATATCTGCCGATATAGGTAAAGGTATCAGCGTGCAACCTACCAACATAACCAACAACGTTTTCCATACAGGGGTATGCTGTATGCCTGGCCAAAGTTCACAACCCTGAAAGTAAAACAAAGCTGCACCTATAATCATCCCTATAATTACCATAGGTTGCAACCTTGCCAACCGACGCTTGAAGAAATCACCGATAGTCAATTTATGCCAACGATCATCATAAGCGTAACCAATAACAAATCCGGAAAGCAGAAAAAAGAAATCTACTGCCAGATAGCCATGATTAATAACCTGATCGAGGTGACTGGTAGAGTGCGTTTCGAAAATGTGAAAAGCCACAACTGTAATAGCGGCTACGCCACGTAAGCCATCTAGTATTGGATAATGTGGCTTTGTAGCAGGCTGAGCATTGTATTGCATAATCAATTCAGGTTAAAACTTAAGTATTAACCTATGTTAATACCTATACTGTACACATGTTATTGCGGCAAATTATAACTGTGCAAGCATCACGTATAGCTGAAGCTGGCAATATAATGAAAATATAGATTGAGCAAAAAGAATGTGTTCTTGACTGATAAGAACATGTTTTGAATACCAGAACGCGGTTGTAAAAAATATTTAGTTTTGTTATGCTGTTACAAATCGTGAACTGCTAAAAGAATCTATATTGAATATTGCAATTATTAACAACAATGCACTTTTAAATTTTAAGGTATGCTTCACCTTGCGAATGGTGAGATAAGCGTTTAAGAACTTTTGCCAACACCACCGACAAGCTTTACCGCCTCCTCCCACTTCATAGCTTTTTCTTCCAATAGACTTTTGATATAAACTCGAATATAAGGTTTTGACAAGTTCTCGGCACCGATATGCCGGCCCGTGGGTTTGCTGTAGCCGGCACATATAGCTGCCTACGTGGCATTCAGATTCACGACATATTCTTCAATAAAACGTTATTGTTTATCAGTGAGAACTCAGCGGTTAAATGCAGTATCTTTTCCCGGAGTACTTAAATTATATAAAATTCAAAAGCTAAAGAAAGTGTCTTCTCCTACACTTTTAATGGCATCGATTAGTAACTAGAAGTTGCCTTTAATACCTCCTGTGGCCTCAAATGATTTGTAATTAAGCGGATAGCTGACTCGATCTTATGTATCTAGCTGACCGCATTCCATCAACATCGACTGTAAAGCCGTAACTCATATGAAAGCTTTTTTTATTTAAAGATATTTCAAATGATGTTCAGACAATTATCAATTCAAAACACTGTTCAACTTAACCGCAACAAAAAAGCATCTACGTTCAAAATAGATGCTTTAATTGCGATATGAGGTTATTAAAAGTAAAGCCTTAAGTCTTTATTGAATTATTTTGTTACTCTTGTTTAAGCCAGCAGTTAGTGCCGTCGCTTTGACAATACAGCCCTACAACGTTATGAGTGGTACACCTTATTTGAATGGATGTGTCACAAATAGTCTTTCCTCCGCATTGAGCACTTTCTTTAACCTCTGTACGCACATGATAATAACTGCCCAACGTATACTGACCAGCAGCAAACATCCGGCTAGAGGTACCATTAATACACCCCCAGTCTAAATGTTGAGTTTTAGCGACATCATATATCGTAATCCATATGCTTTGCGATGCATTATTTATAATTTCAATTGTTTCTGCCATGTTGCCTTAATTTTTTAATATTACGTTAACTTGAGAGCACTCCTTATCAGTCTCATGAGTTTTTGACATCCCAATAGAAATTACCATCTCCTTGGTTTAGCGAAAAATAATTCTCATCACCATCAACCATAAAAAACTTAGCTTCCGTGTCGTAGATGTTATTGAGATTACTACAATCCGTGTTGCCAAGTGGCTTTACTTCACCACGAACTTTGTCTCTTTCAGCCAAGTAATTCCGAGTAAAATTACTTTGTGTAAGTGTTGTACTATTATTTGGCGGAACGCAAGTTGCAGATAGCTGATTGCCTGCTGATCCATAAATTGTCACCCAAGCATAATTGGGAGTCTTATTATAAATAGTTACTGAATTCATAATTAACTTTTGGTTTAATAGATTTTATTTAAGTCAAATTTAATCTACAAACCCATATTCGTCAATCACCCAAATTGGGTGAGATTGCTTAATGGTTAATCTTGAGAAACAATGAGAGATTATAGTAGTTGTAAAGCTGATAAAATTATGATCTTTTCAAATTCAATATCTACTTAATAAAAAAAGCTCCCCTAAATTGGGAGCTTTATCTAGTATGTACCTTTTTTATTACAAGGAATAAGCCTTTTGTGCACCCGAAGGGATTCGAACCCCTATCATCAGAACCGGAATCTGACATTCTATCCATTGAACTACGGGTGCTGGTATTTTGCCTGCAAATATATTGTTTAGAGGCATAAATACAGAATGTAGAAATAATAAAATTTAGTACCTGGTTTATTGTGCCTTAACCTTCAATTTTGTATGCTACTTCTTTTTTAATTATACATTGAATCTGAAGTGCATGATATCACCATCAGCTACCACATAGGTTTTACCTTCCACGCTTAATTTACCGGCTTCTTTACAAGCGTTTTCTGAACCATATTTCACAAAGTCCTCATACTTGATTACCTCAGCACGGATAAAACCTTTTTCAAAATCGGTATGGATAACGCCGGCAGCCTGCGGTGCTGTAAAACCTTCTGTAATAGTCCAGGCACGTACTTCCTGAACCCCAGCCGTAAAGTAGGTAGCCAGATTCAAAAGGTGATAAGCTGCTTTAATCAGCTTATTTACACCAGATTCTTCTAAGCCTAAATCATCCAGGAACATCTGGCGTTCTTCATAAGTTTCCAGTTGAGCAATCTCCGATTCAATTTGTGCCGAAATAATCAGCACTTCGGCATTTTCTTCTTTTACGGCATCGCGCACACGTTCCACATAAGCGTTTCCGGTATTTACTGCACTTTCGTCTACATTACAAACATACAG
This region includes:
- a CDS encoding acyltransferase family protein — its product is MQYNAQPATKPHYPILDGLRGVAAITVVAFHIFETHSTSHLDQVINHGYLAVDFFFLLSGFVIGYAYDDRWHKLTIGDFFKRRLARLQPMVIIGMIIGAALFYFQGCELWPGIQHTPVWKTLLVMLVGCTLIPLPISADIRGWQEMHPLNGPGWSLFFEYIANILYALFIRKFSKTALTILVVIAGIALVEYAVNSKTGDVIGGWSVNAEQLRIGFTRLTFPFFAGLLLSRTAHLTRINHAFLWCSILLLIVLIMPRIGGAKNLWANGLYDSLSIILMFPLIVYLGASGDVTGKFSSKLCKFLGDVSYPIYITHYPLIYTYTAWVSWHHGIKFQQAWPVAILTIVSAILLAYACLKWYDEPVRRWLRKKFAI
- a CDS encoding alpha/beta fold hydrolase; amino-acid sequence: MIQHASTKLLNISFLEQGRDDSQVVLLLHGWPDNATTWNNVIPPLMAAGYRVIAPWLRGFGSTTFHEKSTPRTGNSGIHAFDMIELMDSLDIKKFSIVGHDWGSNIAEAMAVGWPDRVECIALLSTPPRLGGMPTPPFQHAQLEWYHWFQATKRGADAVRQDPRGFAHIMWENWSPKGWFSEDTFAQVAQSWQNPDFVDITLHSYRSRWDEAEPDPKSEKLEKEVKATKTLSLPALFVQGEVDGVNPPYVSENVHEKFTGPFERVLMPGVGHFPSREAPDLLSQHLLNFLQQSLATSSEE
- a CDS encoding terminase small subunit — encoded protein: MCAGYSKPTGRHIGAENLSKPYIRVYIKSLLEEKAMKWEEAVKLVGGVGKSS